TATCTACTTGCTAGCTTCCCCCTACTTTTATTACTTGCTTTGACTTTGATGGGATCAGAGAGAAGAAGTTTAGTAAATGACTTTACTTTCTCTATGCCTTTTTCACGCAGAGATATTTATTTGACCAAATGGATGCTGGGAGCATCAGCGATTGTTATTAGTTTGATGTTGAATACTATGATTGATATGACAGTTATTTTGGTATCTCCCTTTAGAGAGTTTTTCATTTTGAAAGAACATCTTTATCCATTGCTCCAGTCATCATTAGGTCTAATCGCATTTTATAGCTTCGTACTGATGATTGGAACCCTATCGGGTGGAACGATGGTTCAAGCCATGCTGTCCATAATCTTTAGTATCTTTCCTGTTGGAATTGCCTTCTTAATTAATGGATTTTTACAAATGAACTTTGGTATCCAATTGAATTTTGACCTATTTCCGATAAATCTCATTTTGTTGACAAGTCCAGTAGTATTGGTAAACCTGTTTGGAAAGCTATCGTCACCTTTATTAATTCCGTTTATTCATTTGCTTGTTACATTAGGACTCGGTATCTTCTTATATCAACGTAATCGATTAGAGAATAATGGCAAGGTTATTATGTTTCCAGCGATAGAGCCTGTTTTTTATGGGGGAGCTATTCTGTGTTTTGCCTTGCTTGGTGGGCTTTTTTCCTCAACAGTCATTGAGAAGGATTTATTCACATATTACGCCGGATTTATCTCTCTAGGGGTTTTAGCAGCGATCGGATCTTACTTTTTACGTAATGCTCGGATTCGTATGTAATTCACATGTAAATGGATAGCCTTGTTGTCAATGCTAGATGGAGTGGGCGTACCACTATCTGGCTTTGCAACAAGGTTATTTTTTCAAAACGGCTAGTAATAAGGGCTTGGTTTAGCACATTTTCTTTTATGACAAGAGGGGATCGGCAAAGTACAACTTATTGATTATAATAAATGAAACATTCTGTCTATCAGGAGTTGATTGCTTGCTGTTCCATGATGATGCTTTTACAGTAGAAATCTTGTCTGACTCTATCTCATTTTTACCAAAAGAATATGCTCTTCTGCAATTTTTATTTCAAAACCAGAATCAAAGCCTTTCGCGCGAACAACTATTAGATCACGTCTGGCCTCAAGAAGCGCCTATAGACCGAACAGTAGATGATCATATTTATCGCTTGAGAAAAAAGCTAGGGAAGTATATTCACTTATATGAAATAGAAACGATTCGCGGCAGAGGCTATCGTTTCTATGTAAAGGATAAGCATGGAGAGATTACTTCATTTGCTAAAAATACATTGCTTCAACAAAAAACCAGAGAGCTTTTACATACGTATCACTTTCTAGGTCTAGGAGAACAGCTAGTTACTATGCTGAGTCATCAACAAAAATGGGGGTTGCCTGTTGATGAAGATTTCAAGTGTCTCTCTTATTTCTCTAAAATAGATGTACAGCGATTGTTAGAGTCAAATGATCATTCTTTTCAGCACCGCGCCTATTTTTTGTTACTTTTTTATATAGGCTTTTCAAAGAATACAACGAAAGCCTTACATTTCTGTGAACAGGCACTTCAATCAGGCTGTCTTCCTTCATATAGTCAAACTGAACTACCGATAAATCTAATCTCTTTTTACGTGCAAACGAACCAATTTGAACAGGCTGCGCAAATTTTGAAGAGTAACTGGATAATGGCAAGAGAGCAGGGGAATGAGTGGCTTCATTTCT
This is a stretch of genomic DNA from Brevibacillus laterosporus DSM 25. It encodes these proteins:
- a CDS encoding membrane protein; this translates as MFHKALWLKEWKQSKSMIWLLPFITFICMGFSRMQNTLFLTENQVIMNVAQFKKEGAEFFYLVSNNSNYLLASFPLLLLLALTLMGSERRSLVNDFTFSMPFSRRDIYLTKWMLGASAIVISLMLNTMIDMTVILVSPFREFFILKEHLYPLLQSSLGLIAFYSFVLMIGTLSGGTMVQAMLSIIFSIFPVGIAFLINGFLQMNFGIQLNFDLFPINLILLTSPVVLVNLFGKLSSPLLIPFIHLLVTLGLGIFLYQRNRLENNGKVIMFPAIEPVFYGGAILCFALLGGLFSSTVIEKDLFTYYAGFISLGVLAAIGSYFLRNARIRM
- a CDS encoding winged helix-turn-helix domain-containing protein, with the translated sequence MLFHDDAFTVEILSDSISFLPKEYALLQFLFQNQNQSLSREQLLDHVWPQEAPIDRTVDDHIYRLRKKLGKYIHLYEIETIRGRGYRFYVKDKHGEITSFAKNTLLQQKTRELLHTYHFLGLGEQLVTMLSHQQKWGLPVDEDFKCLSYFSKIDVQRLLESNDHSFQHRAYFLLLFYIGFSKNTTKALHFCEQALQSGCLPSYSQTELPINLISFYVQTNQFEQAAQILKSNWIMAREQGNEWLHFLLMTEEVIFYTAQSEWGRAEQTLKELEDLLPYFPGLRESGLWQIHKGLLTSIKGNEHEGVLDWTKGIEDLQRSQFLPTLLMALQYTRYLGNKQAALKIISKLAEQQWNQLQHKLGWEKYLDRLEAQLEQHFS